The following coding sequences are from one Shewanella violacea DSS12 window:
- a CDS encoding FAD:protein FMN transferase — MSGDLILVPTSRGHHASFNAMASRCEVLIRSTDRELAYTMAYRALEETRRIEQKYSRFNPSSLLSRLNANAGNWQNIDAETSALLSFSKQCFDLSAGMFDITAGPLLTLWTFGADANLPTSSSIERALKHVGLDKLTIEATRLYLPLNMSLDFGGIAKEYASDKAASLLTLHYPHIPALVNLGGDIACASIVEKPWRVGIEDPSKLDNATRTISLTGGGLATSGHTRRYLVDKGKRYGHILNLTTGYPVERAPLSVTVMAANCLVAGMLSSIAMLKGANAQAFMASQNVDFYICS, encoded by the coding sequence ATGAGCGGAGACTTAATATTGGTGCCTACTTCCAGGGGACATCATGCAAGCTTCAATGCCATGGCCAGTCGGTGTGAAGTGCTTATTCGCTCAACGGACAGAGAGTTGGCCTATACCATGGCCTATCGGGCCCTAGAGGAAACACGGCGTATAGAGCAGAAGTACAGTCGTTTTAATCCCTCTAGTCTACTGAGCAGACTCAATGCCAATGCCGGTAATTGGCAGAATATAGACGCCGAAACTTCGGCGCTGTTGTCATTTTCCAAGCAATGCTTCGACTTAAGTGCTGGCATGTTCGATATCACTGCGGGCCCTTTATTAACACTTTGGACCTTTGGCGCAGATGCAAACTTGCCGACGTCATCTTCAATCGAGAGGGCACTTAAACATGTGGGCTTAGACAAGCTGACCATAGAAGCAACACGTTTATACCTACCCCTAAACATGAGTCTGGATTTTGGCGGCATCGCTAAGGAATATGCCAGTGACAAGGCTGCAAGTCTGTTAACGCTTCACTATCCTCATATACCCGCCTTGGTGAATTTAGGCGGTGATATAGCCTGTGCTTCGATTGTTGAGAAACCATGGCGGGTGGGAATAGAAGATCCTAGCAAGCTGGATAATGCTACTCGAACGATAAGCTTAACGGGTGGAGGGCTGGCCACCAGCGGCCATACACGACGTTATCTCGTGGATAAGGGCAAACGATACGGACATATTTTAAACCTTACAACAGGCTATCCGGTGGAACGTGCACCCTTGTCTGTGACCGTTATGGCCGCCAACTGTTTGGTGGCAGGTATGTTATCCAGTATCGCAATGTTAAAAGGGGCCAATGCTCAGGCCTTTATGGCAAGTCAGAATGTCGATTTTTATATCTGCAGTTAG
- a CDS encoding sulfatase-like hydrolase/transferase has protein sequence MTQQHKNISDDLSMVRTFWRTNAMMLLSLVALYNFKQLLQYYSSFSIAQAMTHLGDDNLHSLWLILDLLQFVFLVLVLHVLWSIIITVSCRPWFTIFRDAGIRTQIWLIIILSHITLVLGINAYWYPTSLLGFFRDTLLVNPWILIPLILVLCSFFIWGLVTLIGKRLSYSLLAIGLFMVGISTSGSSEHYAPTDKTSPNVFIIGIDALRPDHLNFRDPDKHFTPGINQFIQQAHLYDKTYTPLGRTYVAWMSILTGQYPVTHGARFNLAPPELIKKPLPLIRELKALGYQTTYGIDERRFNQIDMEYGFDKVIGPKIGAADAIIANIGDIPLINLFLKLSVSESLFPYLYMNRAYGKAYDPLLFNRKITDSLSTKRPNFLAVHFCQLHWPFTSKNFIDVNDATWKGNYNHFMYQTMLPKVDAQFQQFMDTLEDRGFLDNALVYLISDHGEGFMLEKDTLQGDQAKDEAKLNVNAWGHGTNVLSQEQVNVLMAYRRFGPQEEKQTAKKIQGIYSLTDIAPSLFEELDLSLETKDKAFDGHILPKDMSQVIPLSVFVESSIPVKSLNASFIDEAKVLSETMSKYEIRDNGRAVLVPSIYQEMIAKKQRSVYFQHWQLAMLPDYEDLILVDTRQNRWYSLEKYQGDAPWSEMLKDLCAHYRDDNGFDPQNRCQQTQENSRRMATNTD, from the coding sequence ATGACCCAGCAACACAAAAATATATCCGATGACCTATCCATGGTACGAACATTTTGGCGCACTAACGCCATGATGCTGTTATCTTTGGTCGCTCTATATAATTTTAAGCAGCTGCTGCAGTACTACTCATCATTTTCTATTGCCCAAGCCATGACTCATCTGGGTGATGATAATCTACACAGTCTATGGCTCATTCTAGATTTATTACAATTTGTCTTCTTGGTGTTAGTTTTACATGTGCTCTGGTCGATCATTATTACAGTCTCCTGTAGGCCTTGGTTCACTATATTCAGAGACGCTGGGATCAGAACTCAGATATGGTTAATTATCATCTTGAGCCATATTACCTTGGTATTAGGCATCAATGCTTACTGGTATCCAACATCATTACTCGGGTTTTTCAGAGATACCCTCTTAGTAAATCCATGGATTTTGATTCCCTTGATATTAGTCCTGTGTAGTTTTTTTATATGGGGACTCGTCACCCTGATAGGAAAACGCCTTAGCTACTCTCTTCTCGCTATAGGCCTATTCATGGTTGGCATCTCCACCAGCGGCAGCTCCGAACATTATGCGCCAACAGATAAAACCAGCCCCAATGTTTTCATTATCGGTATAGATGCCCTGCGACCTGATCATCTTAACTTTCGCGATCCCGACAAGCATTTTACCCCAGGTATAAATCAATTTATTCAACAAGCCCATCTCTATGATAAGACCTATACACCTCTAGGTCGGACCTATGTTGCCTGGATGAGTATACTCACCGGCCAGTACCCAGTTACTCATGGGGCAAGGTTTAACCTGGCTCCACCTGAGCTGATCAAAAAACCGTTACCACTTATCAGAGAGCTCAAAGCTCTAGGCTATCAAACCACCTATGGAATAGACGAAAGACGTTTCAATCAAATAGATATGGAGTATGGATTCGATAAGGTAATAGGTCCGAAGATCGGCGCCGCCGATGCCATCATAGCCAATATAGGTGACATCCCTTTGATCAACCTGTTTCTAAAGCTTAGTGTTTCCGAATCACTTTTTCCTTATCTATATATGAATCGGGCCTATGGAAAAGCCTATGACCCCTTATTATTTAACCGTAAAATCACGGATTCCCTCTCAACGAAGCGCCCCAATTTCTTAGCCGTTCACTTTTGTCAGTTACATTGGCCCTTCACTTCTAAAAACTTTATCGATGTGAACGATGCCACCTGGAAGGGCAATTATAATCACTTCATGTATCAAACCATGCTTCCAAAAGTTGATGCTCAGTTTCAGCAATTTATGGACACACTAGAAGACAGAGGTTTCTTAGATAACGCCTTGGTATACCTGATCTCAGATCACGGTGAAGGTTTCATGTTAGAAAAAGACACCTTACAAGGGGACCAAGCTAAGGATGAGGCTAAACTCAATGTTAATGCTTGGGGTCACGGCACCAATGTACTGAGTCAGGAACAAGTAAATGTCTTGATGGCTTATCGACGATTTGGCCCACAGGAAGAGAAACAAACAGCCAAGAAGATTCAAGGAATTTACTCTTTAACTGACATAGCACCAAGCCTATTTGAAGAGCTGGATCTATCATTAGAGACGAAGGATAAAGCATTCGATGGCCATATTTTACCCAAAGATATGAGCCAGGTTATCCCACTAAGTGTGTTTGTTGAATCCTCCATCCCGGTCAAATCGCTCAATGCCAGCTTTATCGATGAGGCTAAGGTACTCTCTGAAACCATGTCTAAGTATGAGATCAGAGATAATGGGCGAGCAGTGTTGGTTCCCTCCATTTATCAAGAGATGATTGCTAAGAAGCAACGTTCGGTATATTTTCAGCACTGGCAGTTAGCCATGCTACCTGATTATGAAGACCTAATCTTGGTCGATACCCGTCAAAACAGATGGTACAGCCTGGAAAAATACCAGGGCGATGCTCCCTGGAGTGAGATGTTAAAGGATTTATGTGCCCATTACCGTGATGATAATGGTTTTGATCCTCAGAATAGATGCCAACAGACACAAGAAAATAGCAGACGGATGGCCACAAATACAGATTAA
- a CDS encoding L,D-transpeptidase family protein, translated as MRSWLLLLVSIVFYLGLVTDIEANNKSPDMQKSAWLYEGVEGDLIWFDDKGITLSGMALLGLFDDLGIDTSAAHEQQINEIKITDSLYSHALLDLLAHIRSVKGGGEADDEVRLLEAINNDELAEFIASILPSYDEVSKIRRMIRVYKSQLDVNWPTITQVNFKLGQSSKQVQRLRWMLTALGDLENSELTRYRESIYDPMVIHGIKAFQRRHGIRVSGELDESTALVLNISPQRRVIQMQQNLWRWLMMPPSPPKKYIKINIPDYSLQLFVLGELDLSMKVIVGKPSSPTPVMMTRVTRMTINPYWTPPSSIIRSELLPLNSTEPGYLNHKGFELHAVGKNEISVVKLTNMEPKQLKGLLTEYRLVQAPGKDNALGQVRFTIPNTQSIYLHDTPAKNLFDGEHLALSHGCIRLEKALALSEYLISIHEDSKEIQVALSGSKTRYVSLPDPMPIFITYQTAWVDNRGKLQLRPDIYHLDRER; from the coding sequence ATGAGGTCATGGCTGTTATTATTGGTCTCAATTGTGTTTTACCTAGGGCTTGTCACCGATATAGAAGCAAACAATAAATCACCTGATATGCAGAAGTCTGCTTGGCTCTATGAAGGCGTCGAGGGAGATTTAATCTGGTTTGATGATAAAGGGATAACCCTTAGTGGAATGGCATTATTAGGGCTCTTCGATGATCTTGGTATAGATACAAGCGCTGCTCATGAACAGCAAATAAACGAGATTAAGATAACTGATAGCTTGTATTCACATGCCTTACTCGATCTCTTAGCACATATAAGAAGTGTGAAGGGGGGAGGCGAGGCCGATGATGAAGTACGGTTACTGGAAGCGATTAATAATGATGAATTAGCGGAGTTTATAGCTAGTATTTTACCCTCCTATGATGAAGTCTCAAAAATTCGACGCATGATCCGAGTGTACAAATCTCAGTTAGATGTTAATTGGCCGACAATCACTCAGGTTAACTTCAAACTCGGTCAGAGCTCTAAGCAAGTTCAACGTCTGCGTTGGATGCTAACGGCCTTAGGTGATCTAGAAAATAGCGAGCTGACACGCTATCGGGAATCAATCTATGACCCTATGGTTATCCATGGAATTAAAGCCTTTCAACGCCGGCATGGCATAAGGGTTAGCGGCGAATTAGATGAGTCTACAGCTCTGGTATTGAATATATCTCCTCAGCGAAGAGTCATTCAGATGCAACAAAATTTGTGGCGATGGCTTATGATGCCACCGAGTCCTCCTAAAAAATATATTAAGATCAATATCCCTGATTACTCTCTACAATTATTTGTCCTAGGTGAACTCGATTTATCAATGAAAGTAATAGTTGGTAAACCCAGCTCGCCCACTCCAGTCATGATGACTCGAGTAACGAGAATGACGATAAATCCATATTGGACTCCACCTTCGAGTATTATTCGCTCAGAATTACTTCCCCTAAATAGCACAGAGCCTGGTTACTTGAACCATAAAGGATTTGAATTACATGCAGTGGGTAAAAATGAGATCTCTGTGGTTAAACTGACCAATATGGAGCCCAAGCAACTCAAAGGCCTGCTTACAGAATATCGCTTGGTACAAGCTCCAGGAAAAGATAATGCCTTAGGGCAGGTGAGGTTTACCATACCAAACACTCAATCTATTTACCTTCATGATACCCCTGCTAAGAATTTATTTGATGGAGAACATCTGGCTCTGAGTCATGGTTGCATCCGCCTGGAAAAAGCACTAGCACTCTCTGAATATTTAATCTCGATACATGAAGACTCTAAAGAGATACAAGTGGCGCTGAGTGGGTCTAAGACCCGATATGTCTCTCTGCCTGATCCCATGCCTATATTCATTACCTATCAGACAGCCTGGGTGGATAACCGCGGTAAGTTACAATTGAGACCCGATATTTATCACTTAGATAGAGAGAGATAA
- a CDS encoding helix-turn-helix domain-containing protein translates to MAERIPETPDFMKLIRQEKNARMKLKLLALLHFHEGKSRYQIADYLKVSRTSVNKWVTSYLTHGLGGLKEKKHSGRPAALTAAQMQQLSRYIKFKTTTKKNEHLHGSDIQAYIIEHFGVTYEISNIYRILEKLGYAWVTHSSHHIFFDGI, encoded by the coding sequence ATGGCTGAGCGTATTCCTGAAACACCTGACTTTATGAAGCTTATTCGTCAGGAAAAAAATGCCAGGATGAAATTAAAGCTTTTGGCTTTACTCCATTTTCATGAAGGTAAATCAAGGTATCAGATAGCTGATTATCTCAAGGTGAGCCGCACCAGCGTCAATAAATGGGTGACGAGTTATTTGACACATGGATTAGGTGGCCTCAAAGAGAAGAAACACAGTGGTAGACCGGCAGCCTTGACGGCGGCTCAAATGCAACAATTATCACGCTACATCAAGTTTAAAACCACGACCAAGAAAAATGAACATCTCCATGGCAGTGACATTCAAGCTTATATTATTGAACACTTTGGCGTGACCTATGAAATCTCTAATATTTATAGAATCTTAGAGAAATTAGGTTATGCCTGGGTGACACATTCATCACATCACATTTTTTTCGATGGCATCTAA
- a CDS encoding Flp family type IVb pilin, with product MNIKQIFSDFIEDESGLTAVEYAIAGGLVVGGMIAAFNQLGTNATSKISCLASAVNGASTDCGS from the coding sequence ATGAACATTAAACAGATTTTTTCAGATTTTATTGAAGATGAGAGTGGACTTACAGCTGTCGAATACGCCATCGCTGGTGGATTAGTTGTCGGTGGCATGATTGCGGCATTTAATCAGTTAGGCACCAATGCAACATCAAAAATTAGTTGTCTTGCGTCTGCTGTGAATGGTGCGAGTACCGACTGTGGTTCTTAA
- a CDS encoding A24 family peptidase, whose translation MTVSQLSLQLMLAGAFFIAAIVMDLYKEKIPNKLCLLAIFSGFAINAYYAQLEGVLMAFFGFALAFIILFPTFLFRILGAGDIKLMMGIGALMGPDLLVASLAYGIVAGAGTSLLLIIWKTGFSGLAKTLKRYWDCFYLRSYFKPEPGEAAGLRVPYAPALALGWLWACSLDSDISELYFNWHIYLGLGVT comes from the coding sequence ATGACTGTTTCACAGCTATCGCTACAGCTGATGCTTGCCGGAGCATTTTTTATCGCTGCAATTGTGATGGATCTCTATAAAGAGAAGATCCCCAATAAACTCTGCTTATTGGCGATATTTTCTGGTTTTGCGATCAATGCCTATTATGCACAATTAGAGGGGGTGTTAATGGCATTTTTCGGCTTTGCCTTGGCTTTTATCATACTGTTTCCTACGTTTTTATTTCGCATCTTAGGTGCCGGAGACATTAAGCTAATGATGGGGATAGGTGCCTTGATGGGGCCAGATTTACTCGTCGCTAGTCTGGCTTATGGTATCGTTGCCGGCGCAGGCACCAGCTTACTCTTGATCATATGGAAGACAGGATTCTCAGGTCTAGCTAAGACCTTGAAACGATATTGGGATTGTTTCTATCTACGCAGTTATTTTAAACCCGAACCAGGAGAAGCGGCTGGGCTACGCGTACCTTATGCTCCCGCTCTTGCCCTTGGCTGGTTATGGGCTTGCTCATTAGACAGTGACATCTCTGAGTTATACTTCAACTGGCATATCTATTTAGGTTTGGGAGTCACATAG
- a CDS encoding ATP-binding protein has product MLRLSTDSPSINDSKSSNKHNANELAPRPTSIKDTGIQESVLLELMLKHLLSGGVLTKAQLVNKMGITGGIIQELFDKAKGLAWVENRQSSAEGHMRFALSEAGDRYAKQASMKSGYRGLVPVPLAQYSKICRLQSSRRNPITFEMLQNGLKALVLPNDLLHKIGPALNSSRPVLIYGPPGTGKSYLCRNLNATLGDSVLIPYAIAIGTEVIQVYDPQLHHAVDNNNESAQLDLVQGHDPRWIECKRPLRITGGELTAEMLEVQFDSHSRTYMAPIQLKANNGILLLDDLGRQRISAKQLFNRWIIPMEERRDFLSMQSGEHFEIPFELILLFSTNLNPNELVDDAFLRRLGYKIHFDALDEPLYRKIWFQVCEEQGLSCSEEMFQHLVNDYHHLLEKPLIPCYPRDLLGIMGDQISFMELKPVVTKALIAEAWSIYFVQA; this is encoded by the coding sequence ATGTTGCGACTAAGTACAGATAGCCCTTCCATAAATGACAGTAAGTCCAGTAATAAACATAATGCTAATGAACTGGCTCCCCGTCCAACTTCAATTAAAGATACAGGAATTCAAGAATCAGTATTACTTGAACTCATGCTTAAGCACCTTCTGAGTGGTGGGGTACTGACTAAGGCGCAACTCGTCAATAAAATGGGGATAACTGGGGGCATTATCCAGGAGTTATTCGACAAGGCTAAGGGCTTGGCCTGGGTTGAAAATCGACAGTCATCGGCCGAGGGACACATGCGTTTTGCCCTAAGCGAAGCGGGGGATCGGTATGCCAAGCAAGCTTCTATGAAGAGTGGCTATCGTGGTTTGGTTCCTGTGCCACTGGCTCAATATTCAAAAATTTGTCGTCTGCAGTCTAGTAGAAGAAACCCTATCACCTTCGAGATGCTACAAAACGGGCTTAAGGCCTTGGTTCTGCCCAATGATCTGCTGCATAAAATAGGTCCGGCGCTCAATTCAAGCAGGCCGGTACTCATCTATGGTCCGCCGGGCACGGGGAAGAGTTATTTATGTCGAAACCTTAATGCGACCTTAGGTGACTCAGTATTAATTCCCTATGCGATTGCTATTGGGACCGAAGTTATTCAGGTGTATGACCCTCAACTTCACCACGCAGTAGATAATAATAATGAGTCGGCTCAGCTGGATCTTGTTCAGGGGCATGATCCTCGTTGGATTGAATGTAAACGTCCCTTGAGGATCACAGGTGGAGAACTCACGGCTGAGATGCTGGAAGTGCAATTTGATAGTCACAGTCGCACTTATATGGCTCCTATTCAGCTTAAGGCCAACAATGGCATCCTGTTATTGGATGATTTAGGCCGCCAGCGTATCAGTGCGAAACAACTTTTCAATCGTTGGATTATTCCCATGGAAGAGAGGCGTGATTTTCTGTCCATGCAGTCAGGTGAGCATTTTGAGATCCCTTTCGAGTTAATTCTACTATTCTCTACTAACCTTAATCCTAACGAACTGGTCGATGATGCTTTTTTGAGACGGCTCGGATATAAGATCCACTTCGATGCCCTTGATGAGCCCTTGTATCGAAAAATCTGGTTTCAGGTATGTGAAGAACAGGGACTCAGCTGCAGTGAGGAGATGTTTCAACACTTAGTAAATGATTATCATCACTTACTAGAGAAGCCCTTGATCCCTTGTTATCCACGTGATTTGTTAGGGATCATGGGAGATCAAATCAGTTTTATGGAGCTGAAACCTGTGGTGACCAAGGCCTTGATTGCTGAAGCTTGGTCTATCTATTTTGTTCAGGCTTAA
- the cpaB gene encoding Flp pilus assembly protein CpaB translates to MNNKTMLFVLLSLAFGVVAVFLAQSWLESNSETGGPENTSTVITMATLVPLGAILERKHLKLTPMPKSVIPETAIKTFEEAEGMVVKHNLYTGEILRSERIIKKGEGSTLASLISPNMRAVTIRVNDVVGVAGFLLPGNRVDVLNLFKKDGALHTDIVLANVKILAIDQRSSNDENKPKLVRAVTLELSLEQAEILLIAKGRGKLQLALRNPNDSAEVELALINETEKREKRPVSNMVMAPKKIVRVSSESKSKVYLLKGMKEQVVKVSN, encoded by the coding sequence ATGAACAATAAAACCATGTTATTCGTCTTGCTATCACTCGCCTTCGGTGTGGTGGCGGTTTTTTTAGCTCAAAGTTGGCTCGAGTCTAACAGTGAGACTGGCGGACCAGAGAATACATCCACTGTGATCACTATGGCAACCTTAGTTCCTTTGGGGGCGATACTGGAGCGAAAGCATCTAAAATTGACCCCTATGCCAAAATCAGTGATCCCTGAAACGGCCATTAAAACCTTCGAAGAGGCTGAGGGCATGGTGGTTAAACACAATCTTTATACCGGAGAAATTCTGCGCAGTGAGCGGATTATCAAGAAGGGAGAGGGCAGTACATTAGCGAGTCTAATTAGCCCTAATATGCGAGCTGTAACCATCAGGGTGAATGATGTCGTCGGGGTCGCAGGATTTCTATTACCGGGCAATCGTGTGGACGTGCTTAACTTATTTAAGAAAGACGGCGCGTTACACACGGATATAGTATTAGCCAATGTTAAAATTCTTGCCATAGATCAAAGATCATCCAATGATGAGAATAAGCCCAAATTGGTCAGGGCTGTGACTCTCGAGCTGAGTCTAGAGCAGGCGGAGATCTTACTGATCGCCAAGGGGCGTGGAAAGTTGCAATTGGCATTAAGAAATCCCAATGACTCGGCGGAAGTTGAACTAGCCTTAATCAATGAGACAGAAAAGAGGGAGAAGCGACCTGTGAGTAATATGGTGATGGCTCCTAAGAAAATAGTTCGTGTTTCATCAGAAAGTAAGTCAAAGGTCTATCTGCTCAAGGGGATGAAGGAGCAGGTTGTTAAGGTGAGTAATTAG
- a CDS encoding type II and III secretion system protein family protein, giving the protein MPHSISKLTKVLACCLALCFVFINFSVKAGGPTGASRDIMLIPIFKSRILNLKQTVHRVSVGNPNIGDIKLLPNNELYVLGKKLGSTNIMIWDENERLVDVIDIEITHDLNGLKLRLHEFLPGEKLGVQTSQGHLLISGQASNLQKMNTAVELAKAYADAASVSKVNSTVLNMMTVGGDHQVMLEVVIAEVQREVARQFDSKFFIFGQGSKLSGGTAGGGATFDLDPAAAISNRGFFARYINDNLLMNFALDVAKQNGLAKVLAEPNVTALSGQSAEFLSGGEFPIPVPGTNGSTTIQYRDFGVGVRFVPTVLDSGQINLNLNVIVSEVSNANSVSLSGGGSNATLIVPSIVKRTTSTTVELADGQTIAISGLINDTLRENIDKLPGLGDIPILGQLFTSKSFKSGQSELIILVTPRLVRPFNRKHISLPTDDFVLPSDMEFYLLGKMSHKKQDSERSETPYEAILDDARVDDTGTQQKYGHSL; this is encoded by the coding sequence ATGCCACATTCAATATCAAAATTGACTAAGGTATTAGCGTGTTGTTTAGCTTTATGTTTTGTTTTTATAAACTTTTCAGTCAAAGCTGGTGGTCCCACGGGGGCGAGCAGAGACATCATGTTGATCCCTATCTTCAAATCAAGGATCTTAAACCTTAAGCAAACCGTCCACCGGGTATCAGTGGGTAATCCCAATATTGGTGATATCAAGTTACTGCCTAACAATGAACTCTATGTCTTAGGTAAGAAACTGGGCAGCACGAATATCATGATCTGGGATGAAAATGAACGATTGGTTGATGTTATAGATATCGAAATCACTCATGATCTTAACGGACTCAAATTACGATTACATGAGTTTTTACCCGGTGAAAAACTGGGGGTACAAACATCCCAGGGTCACCTATTGATCAGCGGCCAGGCATCAAATCTACAAAAGATGAATACAGCTGTCGAGTTGGCTAAGGCCTATGCAGATGCGGCATCCGTGTCTAAAGTGAATAGCACAGTATTGAACATGATGACGGTCGGTGGGGATCATCAGGTGATGTTGGAGGTGGTGATAGCCGAAGTTCAGCGAGAGGTAGCCCGTCAATTTGATTCTAAGTTTTTTATCTTCGGTCAAGGCTCTAAATTGTCAGGGGGCACGGCGGGGGGAGGTGCAACCTTCGACCTAGATCCGGCGGCAGCAATTAGCAACAGAGGTTTTTTTGCTCGATATATTAATGATAACTTGTTGATGAACTTTGCCTTAGATGTGGCCAAACAAAATGGTTTAGCTAAGGTGTTGGCCGAGCCTAATGTGACTGCATTGAGTGGTCAATCTGCTGAGTTTCTTTCTGGTGGTGAATTTCCTATTCCAGTTCCAGGAACCAATGGATCTACGACCATTCAATATCGTGATTTTGGTGTTGGAGTCAGGTTTGTACCTACGGTGTTAGACTCTGGTCAGATAAATTTAAACCTTAACGTTATCGTGAGTGAGGTCAGTAATGCCAATTCGGTGTCATTATCTGGTGGAGGCTCGAATGCTACTCTGATTGTTCCTTCAATAGTCAAGAGAACCACATCGACTACGGTAGAGCTTGCCGATGGTCAGACTATTGCCATCAGTGGTCTCATCAACGATACCTTACGTGAAAACATAGATAAGTTACCCGGTCTCGGGGATATCCCTATCTTAGGTCAACTTTTTACCAGTAAAAGTTTCAAGAGTGGTCAGAGTGAACTCATCATCCTGGTGACACCAAGATTGGTGAGGCCTTTTAATCGGAAACATATCTCGCTGCCCACCGATGATTTTGTGTTGCCATCAGATATGGAGTTTTACCTATTAGGTAAAATGTCACATAAAAAACAGGATTCAGAGCGTAGCGAAACTCCCTATGAGGCGATTCTAGATGATGCAAGAGTCGATGACACTGGGACTCAACAGAAATACGGACACTCACTTTAG
- a CDS encoding pilus assembly protein TadG-related protein: MFPSHMSSKSLSSIKQGKQGGAILVMFTIGLFSLLAVAALALDGGHLLLNKGRLQNAVDSSVLYAAKILQNDGSLFQAREAATLILIQNLGFEENSELDTSIDLSSPDYNSTLVTSNIYIEFSEWPDPFIPVFDETSKYVRVRIENVGLDNFFAQIFNFNKTVRASAVAGKSTDIECLNKVVPMMVCGLNDEADYINPDTGLVEPFGLPLDTLYVMKTGSNQGTAIGPGNFQLLRLDGASGGADIRRALAGEFTPGSCVSPGDDVETEPGNSVGPVVQGLNTRFGMWQGGGLSSDTHKRDRNICQGDRIEVDNDGVIIPFTGGEAEYSHQDYLDDDEDLHCDIGDISTDATTSIGGRRELPVVVGLCDGMTNGANTITSLGTGCFFLTQQISQKGNEAHVVGEFVRVCSSAGSASLDPSFVSNTSTIVLYRDPDSPDS; encoded by the coding sequence ATGTTTCCCTCACACATGAGCTCGAAGTCATTATCTTCAATTAAGCAGGGTAAACAAGGCGGGGCAATACTCGTGATGTTTACCATAGGCTTATTCTCATTGCTGGCGGTCGCCGCCCTTGCATTAGATGGCGGGCATCTTTTGTTGAATAAGGGCCGTTTGCAAAATGCGGTAGATTCTTCAGTCTTATACGCGGCTAAAATACTACAAAATGACGGTAGCCTTTTTCAGGCCAGAGAAGCGGCGACCCTCATCTTGATACAAAACTTAGGTTTTGAGGAAAACAGCGAACTCGATACCAGTATTGACCTGTCGTCACCGGATTATAACTCTACCTTGGTAACTTCAAATATCTATATCGAGTTTTCCGAATGGCCCGACCCTTTCATTCCCGTGTTCGATGAGACCAGCAAGTATGTACGTGTTCGCATCGAAAATGTCGGCTTAGATAATTTTTTTGCTCAAATATTTAATTTTAATAAGACAGTGAGAGCATCTGCCGTTGCCGGTAAGAGTACCGATATCGAATGCCTGAATAAGGTCGTGCCTATGATGGTTTGTGGCCTTAATGACGAAGCTGATTATATCAATCCTGATACGGGTCTTGTTGAGCCATTTGGATTGCCACTCGATACACTCTATGTGATGAAAACGGGGTCGAACCAAGGGACCGCCATAGGCCCGGGTAACTTCCAATTACTCAGGTTAGACGGTGCCTCAGGTGGCGCCGATATTCGCCGCGCATTAGCTGGGGAGTTCACTCCTGGATCTTGTGTCAGTCCAGGTGATGATGTCGAAACAGAGCCGGGTAATAGTGTTGGCCCTGTGGTTCAAGGGCTAAATACCCGTTTCGGTATGTGGCAAGGCGGTGGGCTGAGTTCTGACACCCACAAAAGAGACAGGAATATTTGTCAGGGGGACAGAATCGAGGTGGATAACGATGGCGTCATTATTCCTTTTACTGGAGGGGAGGCCGAGTACAGTCATCAGGACTACTTAGATGACGATGAAGATCTTCACTGCGATATAGGTGACATCTCAACTGATGCGACAACTTCTATAGGTGGTCGCCGTGAGCTGCCAGTAGTCGTAGGTCTTTGTGATGGGATGACCAATGGTGCCAATACCATTACTTCATTGGGGACCGGCTGTTTCTTCCTGACCCAGCAAATCAGTCAGAAAGGTAATGAGGCTCATGTGGTCGGAGAGTTTGTCCGTGTATGCTCCAGTGCAGGAAGTGCGTCACTGGATCCTAGCTTTGTGAGTAATACCTCTACCATAGTGCTATACCGGGATCCGGACAGCCCGGATTCATAA